In the genome of Williamwhitmania sp., one region contains:
- a CDS encoding Ig-like domain-containing protein — MRKLILLALGALIVTLTMPRCASIGTISGGPKDTIPPVLLSSTPTIYEKNFSGKEIRLNFDEYIALKDPAKQFFISPPIEKPAYPLPKGKSVIVKLDDSLSTNTTYTFGFGNSIVDNNEGNVLKNFQLAFSTGNNLDTLVVEGRIVDAFTQNIPEGVKVMLYTDENDSVPFIQKPNYYTYANKDGFFRVPNIPAGSYKLVAIQDKNDNLKYDQGSEMVGFVSTPVHSIVRSRIDTLGNDSTARNLLRLNMFKEPSLNLALTNIERIKANEIKVVFSKQSPTIPTLKVEGYSGNPFVAEQSPEIDSLIFWVMDKNLIHSDSLPVLITYSRTNKNKVLEDTTELHNLVFESPKERVRRKKDESKTPGFNPTFASNTKDGVIPTEKLLLQLPSPPLSVDFSKISFMAKTAKDSLPQAFRLVPTLNPREYSFVTNWKDSVTYFYRFLPGVFKNAEEVENDTLSGKLYLAQKEQFGTFILKISNIPNPIILQLLSEKGAMLKEFPITKDITDTLTYIPAGKYQIKIISDVNGNGKWDTGNLIKQIQPEAVSLFMPLPNKPLLLIKANWENELHLDIEKILSN; from the coding sequence ACACCATTCCACCAGTTCTGTTGAGCAGCACGCCAACAATATATGAGAAGAACTTTTCGGGTAAGGAGATTCGCCTCAACTTCGATGAGTATATCGCGCTTAAAGACCCTGCAAAGCAATTTTTTATTTCGCCACCCATTGAAAAACCGGCCTATCCGCTTCCAAAAGGAAAATCGGTTATTGTCAAGCTCGATGATTCTCTTTCGACGAATACGACCTATACCTTTGGCTTTGGTAACTCTATTGTTGATAATAACGAAGGTAACGTGCTGAAAAATTTTCAGCTGGCTTTTTCCACAGGCAACAACCTCGACACCCTCGTGGTTGAAGGTCGAATTGTTGACGCTTTTACCCAAAATATACCTGAAGGCGTAAAGGTTATGCTCTATACCGACGAAAATGATTCTGTCCCATTTATTCAGAAACCGAATTACTATACCTACGCCAACAAGGACGGATTTTTTCGGGTTCCCAATATTCCGGCTGGTTCTTACAAGCTGGTAGCCATACAAGACAAGAACGACAACCTCAAGTATGACCAAGGAAGTGAGATGGTTGGATTTGTATCAACACCTGTTCATTCTATTGTGCGGAGCCGAATTGATACACTTGGTAACGACAGCACAGCACGCAATCTGCTTAGGCTAAACATGTTTAAGGAACCTTCATTAAATCTTGCGCTCACCAATATTGAACGCATTAAAGCCAACGAAATTAAGGTGGTATTCTCAAAGCAATCGCCCACCATTCCCACGCTTAAAGTTGAGGGTTATTCTGGAAATCCATTCGTGGCAGAACAATCGCCAGAAATTGACAGCCTAATTTTTTGGGTTATGGATAAAAACCTAATCCATAGTGACTCTCTGCCAGTGCTTATTACCTACTCTCGAACAAACAAGAACAAGGTGCTGGAGGATACCACCGAATTGCACAACCTAGTGTTTGAATCACCGAAGGAGCGTGTTCGTCGTAAAAAGGATGAAAGCAAAACACCGGGGTTCAACCCAACCTTCGCAAGTAACACCAAGGATGGTGTTATTCCAACCGAAAAACTTTTGCTTCAGTTGCCTAGTCCACCCCTTTCCGTTGATTTCTCCAAAATAAGTTTTATGGCAAAAACAGCAAAGGACTCACTTCCCCAAGCATTTAGGCTGGTACCCACCTTAAATCCAAGGGAGTATAGCTTTGTCACAAATTGGAAAGACAGCGTTACCTACTTCTACCGATTCCTTCCTGGTGTGTTCAAAAATGCTGAGGAAGTTGAAAACGACACCCTATCTGGGAAGTTATACCTTGCACAAAAAGAGCAGTTTGGAACTTTCATCCTCAAAATAAGCAATATTCCAAACCCCATTATTCTTCAGCTGCTTAGCGAAAAAGGCGCGATGCTAAAAGAATTTCCTATTACCAAGGATATAACGGATACTCTCACCTACATTCCTGCAGGTAAATACCAGATTAAAATTATTAGCGACGTAAATGGTAATGGGAAGTGGGATACCGGTAACCTTATTAAGCAAATTCAACCAGAAGCTGTTAGCCTGTTTATGCCCTTACCTAATAAACCGTTGCTCTTGATAAAGGCAAACTGGGAAAATGAACTTCATCTTGATATTGAAAAGATCCTGAGCAACTAA